A genomic stretch from Telmatocola sphagniphila includes:
- a CDS encoding ABC transporter permease translates to MIWLALKMLTGDRAKYLGIIFGVTFASLLMAHQISIFISLMARTTSVIRDVREADIWVMDPNTRYIDEALPLADTDVDRVRSVAGVEWAVRLFKGSIRARLAQGNEQGVKGDFRQVILIGVDDNSLIGLPRTLVMGDIADLKKPDAVIVDTIGYNYLWPGQPFRLGQVLEMNDCRAVVVGICEANPPFLSNAIFYTRYSNALNFAPPERRLLTFLVVKAQEGVNHNDLCQRIQQQTRLKAVTQEAFCWETIQFYLSSTGIPVNFGITVMLGFVVGVAIAGQTFYLFTLENLKQFGALKAMGLSNLRIIGMILTQGFTVGCIGYGLGMGLAAIFFEGTGGVPALKGFHMYWEIMLIAAGAVTVIVVLASLLSIRKVLFLEPAVVFR, encoded by the coding sequence ATGATTTGGCTTGCACTCAAAATGCTCACGGGAGATCGGGCCAAGTACTTGGGGATTATTTTCGGAGTGACTTTCGCCTCTCTTTTGATGGCACACCAAATCTCCATTTTCATCAGTCTGATGGCGCGTACCACCAGTGTGATTCGCGATGTCCGCGAGGCCGATATCTGGGTGATGGATCCCAATACCCGTTACATCGATGAAGCATTGCCTCTGGCGGATACCGATGTGGATCGAGTTCGCAGTGTGGCCGGGGTGGAATGGGCTGTACGACTGTTCAAAGGAAGCATTCGTGCCAGGTTGGCTCAGGGCAACGAGCAGGGGGTTAAAGGCGACTTCCGACAGGTGATCCTGATCGGAGTTGATGACAACAGCTTAATCGGTTTGCCCCGAACCTTGGTAATGGGAGATATTGCCGATCTCAAAAAGCCCGATGCTGTGATCGTGGATACCATCGGTTATAACTACCTCTGGCCGGGTCAGCCCTTTCGGTTGGGGCAAGTGCTGGAGATGAATGACTGTCGGGCGGTAGTCGTCGGCATTTGTGAAGCAAATCCTCCATTTCTTTCCAACGCTATCTTTTATACCCGTTACTCGAACGCTCTGAATTTCGCACCTCCCGAACGACGGCTATTGACCTTCCTGGTGGTTAAAGCTCAGGAGGGGGTGAATCACAATGATCTGTGCCAGAGGATTCAACAACAGACGCGATTGAAAGCGGTAACCCAGGAGGCTTTCTGTTGGGAGACGATTCAATTCTATCTCTCTTCAACGGGTATTCCGGTGAACTTCGGCATCACGGTGATGCTGGGATTCGTAGTGGGGGTCGCAATTGCCGGGCAGACATTTTACCTCTTCACTCTCGAAAATCTCAAGCAGTTCGGAGCCTTGAAGGCGATGGGACTCTCCAATCTGCGAATTATTGGCATGATCCTGACTCAAGGCTTTACCGTTGGCTGTATTGGTTACGGATTGGGAATGGGTTTAGCCGCCATTTTTTTCGAGGGCACTGGTGGAGTGCCTGCCTTGAAAGGCTTCCATATGTACTGGGAGATCATGCTGATCGCTGCCGGGGCGGTGACAGTCATCGTCGTACTGGCCAGTCTGCTCAGTATTCGCAAAGTTCTCTTTCTCGAACCAGCAGTGGTCTTTCGCTAA
- a CDS encoding S8 family serine peptidase, giving the protein MRIPQTTRPLGVEALEARDLLSAATPISLINSAPYDPHSIIVGWTNSPATFGTPAQDAVDLGNGEYRIDLKSSFNVEQALAYYWADSNVTFAQPDYTVTMAAASITNDPYSSSQWALQNINAAGAWSITTGAQSVLVATIDSGVDYNAPDLAGNIWSGLGYNFLNNTANPMDDNGHGTVVAGIIGAVGNNGIGVAGVDWNVKIMALKFLDSSGNGQMSNAIRALNYAVANGAKVVNMSFSGGAYDPGMAAAIQNAQNHGVIIVTAAGNSGTNIDTNPDYPASYSYSNVITVAAIDSNNNLASFSNYGPNTVDLAAPGVSILSTTLNGGYAYYSGTSMAAPFVTGAVALIYSLHPNWTYQQVIADIEQNVDPVAGLQGKVKTGGKLDLAKAVAASMSSSAPVTSSPTVSGPYVTSSVFSGSAVTNLNNVRVTFSSAINIASLQNAVSITSPNGSTVPITSITAVAGSNNTQFDIHFANGTVGGRYNLVINNAAKDLAGNGLDQNRNGTSGQTSDYYYGSSVLQISAGAYGSPPLIQVFDPSTGSLKFSFYAFDPSFLGGVSVALGNVLGNGTQEIIVGAGLGGGGHVQVFDGNNGTLLRSFLTYPGYNGAISVAAGDVMGSGYDEIITGSGFGTQGHVKVFDVSNSTNPNPQVSFYAYAAGYIGGVSVAAGNISGNGKASIITGSALGASHIEAFSIISGSPVLTLSFMAFGSNSTGVNVTTNTSTGTAKIVATTNDGSVNYFNASGNSVQIASVPATIATVTPLFASTQTEQTGREDVLVSRARPQASITSFLNNEPSLPLMLS; this is encoded by the coding sequence ATGCGAATCCCACAGACCACCCGTCCTCTGGGGGTGGAAGCTCTTGAAGCACGCGATCTTTTAAGCGCAGCCACACCCATCTCGCTGATCAATTCAGCTCCTTATGATCCCCATTCGATCATCGTGGGTTGGACGAATTCCCCGGCTACTTTTGGAACTCCCGCCCAAGATGCCGTCGATCTCGGCAACGGCGAATATCGAATCGATCTCAAGAGTAGCTTCAACGTCGAGCAGGCTCTGGCCTATTACTGGGCCGATTCGAATGTTACGTTTGCCCAACCCGACTATACCGTGACCATGGCGGCCGCCAGCATCACCAACGATCCCTACTCCAGCAGCCAGTGGGCTTTGCAGAATATCAACGCGGCGGGTGCCTGGTCGATAACCACAGGCGCTCAAAGTGTCCTGGTGGCGACCATTGATTCCGGCGTCGACTACAACGCCCCCGACTTGGCCGGTAACATCTGGTCGGGCCTGGGCTACAATTTTTTGAATAACACCGCCAACCCGATGGACGACAACGGGCATGGTACCGTCGTGGCCGGGATTATCGGAGCCGTGGGAAACAATGGCATCGGTGTCGCCGGAGTCGATTGGAACGTTAAGATCATGGCTCTGAAGTTTCTCGATTCTTCGGGCAACGGTCAGATGAGTAACGCGATTCGTGCTCTGAACTACGCCGTGGCCAATGGCGCCAAAGTCGTGAACATGAGCTTCTCCGGCGGAGCTTACGACCCCGGAATGGCAGCCGCCATACAAAATGCTCAAAATCATGGTGTGATCATCGTCACTGCCGCCGGAAACAGTGGTACGAATATCGACACCAATCCCGACTATCCCGCCAGTTATAGCTACAGCAACGTCATTACAGTCGCGGCCATCGACTCCAATAATAACCTGGCCAGTTTTTCGAATTACGGTCCGAATACTGTGGATCTGGCCGCTCCCGGCGTCAGCATTTTGAGTACCACGCTCAATGGCGGCTATGCCTACTACTCGGGCACTTCCATGGCGGCACCGTTTGTGACCGGCGCCGTGGCGCTCATCTATAGTCTGCATCCCAACTGGACTTACCAGCAAGTCATTGCAGACATTGAGCAGAACGTCGATCCTGTTGCCGGCCTTCAAGGAAAAGTGAAAACCGGTGGCAAACTCGATCTCGCTAAGGCGGTCGCGGCCAGTATGTCCAGTTCTGCACCGGTAACCTCCAGCCCCACCGTCAGTGGCCCTTATGTCACGTCGTCGGTTTTCTCGGGGAGTGCGGTCACCAATTTGAACAACGTACGGGTAACTTTCAGTTCGGCGATCAACATCGCTTCCTTGCAGAATGCAGTCAGTATTACCTCGCCCAACGGCAGTACCGTACCGATTACTTCGATCACGGCGGTGGCCGGTTCGAATAACACGCAATTCGACATTCATTTCGCCAACGGAACTGTAGGCGGACGCTACAACCTGGTGATCAATAATGCCGCGAAGGATCTGGCCGGGAATGGTCTGGACCAAAATCGAAACGGCACCAGCGGTCAAACCTCTGATTATTACTACGGGTCTTCGGTGCTACAAATTTCCGCCGGAGCTTACGGCAGTCCCCCTCTGATTCAGGTATTCGACCCCTCGACGGGCAGTCTGAAATTCTCCTTTTACGCTTTCGATCCCTCGTTCCTGGGAGGAGTGAGTGTGGCACTCGGGAACGTACTGGGTAATGGCACTCAGGAAATTATTGTTGGAGCCGGTTTGGGAGGGGGTGGACACGTCCAGGTTTTCGATGGAAACAATGGGACTTTGCTGCGCAGTTTCCTGACCTACCCCGGCTACAATGGGGCCATTTCCGTCGCTGCCGGGGATGTGATGGGTAGTGGCTACGACGAAATCATTACCGGTTCGGGATTTGGAACGCAGGGACACGTGAAGGTGTTCGATGTCTCCAACTCCACCAACCCCAATCCCCAGGTAAGCTTCTACGCTTATGCCGCTGGTTACATAGGTGGCGTCAGCGTCGCGGCAGGGAATATCAGTGGTAATGGCAAGGCTTCCATCATCACCGGCTCTGCTTTGGGGGCCAGTCACATCGAAGCATTTTCGATCATCAGCGGTAGTCCGGTCCTGACGCTTAGTTTCATGGCATTCGGCAGCAATTCAACCGGTGTCAATGTCACCACTAATACCTCAACCGGGACCGCCAAGATCGTAGCGACGACCAACGATGGTTCGGTGAACTATTTCAATGCCTCGGGTAACAGCGTTCAGATCGCATCCGTTCCAGCGACTATCGCAACTGTAACGCCCTTGTTCGCTTCGACTCAGACAGAACAGACTGGGCGAGAGGATGTACTGGTCAGTCGGGCTCGTCCACAGGCTTCAATTACGTCCTTCCTCAATAACGAACCGTCTTTGCCGTTGATGCTCTCATAA
- a CDS encoding peroxiredoxin family protein, protein MRTSEDPDYCAPCRSSSPQAVCWIILGLVAMGCVMWFTRIGKENLAEMAQMDLRETKPMPLSGTLTQLIESNREKLVATQAHPLLGKPAPDFTLKDADGNDVRLSEKLKKGPVVLVFYLGYWCDHCVSQLFGLNEDYNYFRETGAEVLAVSSDPIQLTQERYAEYGRFKFPVLTDPDHLIAQKFGVYAPAGEGRKEWEIHGTYVINSQGIIIWAQTGKKPFTGNPTLLTELAGLSSSLPAPSKPE, encoded by the coding sequence ATGAGAACATCTGAAGATCCGGACTATTGCGCTCCTTGTCGGAGTTCCTCTCCCCAGGCGGTCTGTTGGATCATCTTGGGTTTGGTGGCAATGGGTTGTGTGATGTGGTTCACGCGCATCGGTAAGGAGAACCTCGCCGAGATGGCGCAGATGGATCTTCGCGAAACGAAGCCGATGCCTTTGAGCGGCACCCTTACCCAGTTGATCGAATCCAATCGAGAGAAGCTGGTCGCCACGCAAGCTCACCCGCTGCTGGGTAAGCCGGCCCCCGATTTCACCTTAAAGGATGCTGACGGCAATGATGTTCGATTGAGCGAGAAGTTGAAAAAAGGACCTGTAGTATTGGTGTTTTACCTGGGCTATTGGTGCGACCATTGCGTCAGTCAATTATTTGGTCTCAATGAAGATTACAATTACTTTCGTGAAACCGGTGCGGAAGTTCTGGCCGTGAGTTCCGATCCGATCCAGTTGACGCAGGAACGCTATGCGGAATACGGCCGATTTAAATTTCCCGTCCTAACCGATCCGGATCATTTGATCGCCCAGAAATTCGGCGTTTATGCCCCGGCCGGTGAGGGCCGCAAAGAATGGGAAATTCATGGCACCTACGTGATTAATTCCCAGGGAATCATCATTTGGGCTCAGACCGGTAAGAAGCCTTTCACGGGAAATCCGACCCTCTTGACCGAGTTGGCCGGACTTTCGTCTTCGCTTCCCGCGCCCTCAAAACCGGAGTAG
- a CDS encoding trimeric intracellular cation channel family protein, translating to MTILRIMEISGVSIAAISSVLIAGRKNLDLMGVMVIAIVTSVGGGTIRDLLLNRHPIFWVENPIFLYVIILSALLTLIYVRIWPPPQKLLLTGDGLSLAVFTIVGVQITEQAGHGGILAAMMGVVTGCAGGIIRDVMTNEIPLVMRGGRLYATAALVGATLYLGLQAAGMDSHIASGLGIVTVGGLRFAAIIWGIGLPLFHIEENGQGRLSRYRKRRSDRLEDDEESKFAA from the coding sequence ATGACGATTCTGAGAATTATGGAGATCAGCGGTGTATCAATCGCGGCCATAAGTAGCGTTTTAATTGCCGGTCGCAAAAATCTCGATCTCATGGGCGTGATGGTTATCGCGATCGTCACCTCGGTGGGCGGCGGAACCATCCGGGACCTTTTACTCAATCGCCATCCAATCTTCTGGGTGGAAAATCCCATCTTCCTTTACGTGATCATTTTGTCCGCTCTTTTGACTTTGATCTACGTTCGGATCTGGCCTCCCCCGCAAAAATTGCTTCTGACCGGCGACGGCCTGAGTCTGGCCGTGTTCACCATCGTCGGAGTGCAGATCACCGAACAGGCTGGTCATGGCGGAATTCTTGCCGCCATGATGGGAGTGGTCACTGGGTGTGCCGGCGGTATTATCCGCGATGTGATGACCAACGAAATTCCCCTGGTTATGCGTGGTGGCCGACTTTACGCCACGGCGGCCCTGGTGGGAGCGACGCTTTATCTGGGCTTGCAAGCCGCAGGAATGGATAGTCACATTGCTTCCGGATTGGGCATAGTAACGGTCGGAGGTTTGAGATTTGCGGCAATCATTTGGGGGATAGGCCTGCCCTTGTTCCATATCGAAGAGAACGGCCAGGGCCGACTGAGCCGATATCGTAAGCGGCGAAGCGACCGTCTGGAGGATGATGAGGAATCGAAGTTCGCTGCCTGA